A single Triticum dicoccoides isolate Atlit2015 ecotype Zavitan chromosome 2A, WEW_v2.0, whole genome shotgun sequence DNA region contains:
- the LOC119356661 gene encoding kinesin-like protein KIN-14I, translated as MASAAPQQLGVNGSAAATPLHGPAAADGYDSDGSYNFAPPTPSTLSMSIPPELAGAIPLIDRFQVEGFLKAMQKQIQSSGKRGFFIKKSVGPQVREKFTLEDMLCFQKDPIPTSLLKVPNDLVSRSIKLFHVILKYMGVDSPAIISLEERIELVAKLYKHTLKRSELRDELFAQISKQTRNNPDRSWLIRAWELMYLCASSMPPSKDIGAYLSEYVHYIAHGATTDSDVRVLALNTLNALKRSVKAGPRVAIPAREEIEALLTSRKLTTIVFFLDETFEEITYDMATTVADAVEELAGIIKLSVYSSFSLFECRKIVNGSKSSEVGNEEYIGLDDNKYIGDLLSEFKSAKDRNKGEILHCKLVFKKRLFRESDEAVTDPMFVQLSYVQLQHDYILGNYPVGRDDAAQLTALQILVEIGFIDNPESCVEWISLLERFLPRQVAITRAKRDWELDIISRYQLMEHLSKDDARNQFLRILRTLPYGNSVFFSVRKIDDPIGLLPGRIILGINKRGVHFFRPVPKEYLHSAELRDIMQFGSSNTAVFFKMRVAGVLHIFQFETKQGEEICVALQTHINDVMLRRYSKARSGSATSTVSQNDVSQADKPPNAEMYDKRVQELSKVVDESQKKADQLRDELQRKTQQEREMQEELEGLRDTLQSERHIIKEVTSERDRLKSLCDEKESSLQVALVEKNRLETKLTNGQGQENNTKTDLSGNHCERDTLTTVGSVNSGIEMLTKLEEELKSCQKELAASKEVSKKLIMERNMLEQRIQRLERAKSEEKSTMQRVYEDECRKLKAHTATLEQKLESTTQSLNVAESTLALRNTEVDTLQNTLKELDELREFKADVDRKNQQTAEILKRQGAQLVELESLYKQEQVLRKRYYNTIEDMKGKIRVFCRLRPLNDKELSLKDKNIVCSPDEFTIAHPWKDDKSKQHIYDRVFDAYTTQEDVFEDTKYLVQSAVDGYNVCIFAYGQTGSGKTFTIYGSDNNPGLTPRATAELFRVIKRDGNKYSFSLKAYMVELYQDNLVDLLLPKNAMRQKLEIKKDSKGVVTVENVTVVNISSFEELKTIITRGSERRHTAGTNMNDESSRSHLILSIIIESTNLQTQSYARGKLSFVDLAGSERVKKSGSAGKQLKEAQSINKSLSALADVIGALSSDGQHIPYRNHKLTMLMSDSLGGNAKTLMFVNVSPAESNLEETHNSLMYASRVRCIVNDTSKHVSPKEIMRLKKLISYWKEQAGKRSEGDELEEIQEERISKEKADTRLTA; from the exons ATGGCGTCGGCCGCGCCGCAGCAGCTCGGCGTCAACGGCTCCGCGGCCGCCACGCCGCTGCACGGCCCCGCGGCGGCCGACGGGTACGACAGCGACGGCAGCTACAACTTCGCGCCGCC TACTCCATCGACATTGTCCATGTCCATACCCCCGGAGCTTGCTGGAGCAATCCCGCTAATCGACAGGTTCCAG GTGGAGGGATTTCTCAAGGCAATGCAAAAACAGATTCAATCATCTGGAAAGCGTGGCTTTTTTATTAAAAAATCAGTGGGTCCGCAAGTTCGTGAGAAGTTCACTTTGGAAGATATGTTGTGTTTCCAAAAG GATCCTATTCCAACTTCGTTACTGAAAGTACCTAATGACCTTGTAAGCCGCTCAATTAAATTATTCCATGTCATATTAAAGTACATGGGCGTCGATTCACCTGCAATAATAAGTTTGGAAGAAAGAATTGAACTTGTTGCAAAGCTTTATAAGCATACTTTGAAGCGGTCCGAACTTCGAGATGAGCTATTTGCGCAGATTTCAAAACAAACACGTAACAATCCCGATCG GAGTTGGTTGATAAGAGCTTGGGAGCtaatgtatttatgtgcatcttcCATGCCACCAAGCAAAGATATCGGGGCATACTTGTCTGAGTATGTTCACTATATTGCTCATGGAGCCACAACAGATTCAGATGTTCGAGTTCTAGCACTGAACACACTAAATGCATTAAAACGCTCGGTTAAGGCAGGCCCACGGGTTGCAATTCCTGCGCGGGAGGAGATAGAAGCTCTTTTAACCAGCCGGAAGCTTACAACAATTGTCTTTTTCTTGGATGAAACATTTGAAGAGATCACCTACGACATGGCAACAACAGTTGCCGATGCTGTTGAG GAACTTGCTGGCATTATCAAACTTTCAGTATATTCCAGTTTCAGTCTTTTTGAATGCCGAAAGATTGTTAATGGATCTAAGTCTTCAGAAGTTGGCAATG AGGAATACATTGGGTTAGACGATAACAAGTACATTGGGGACTTGCTATCTGAATTCAAGTCAGCTAAGGATCGCAACAAAGGAGAAATTTTGCACTGCAAACTTGTATTTAAGAAACGCCTCTTTCGTGAGTCTGATGAGGCTGTGACTGATCCGATGTTCGTTCAGCTATCATATGTCCAG TTACAACATGATTATATTCTAGGCAACTACCCAGTTGGCAGGGATGATGCTGCACAACTCACTGCCCTGCAAATATTGGTTGAGATTGGATTCATTGACAATCCTGAGTCGTGCGT TGAATGGATATCTCTTCTAGAGAGGTTTCTACCTAGACAAGTTGCAATTACTAGAGCAAAGCGAGACTGGGAGCTCGACATCATCTCACGCTATCAGTTAATG GAACACTTGTCAAAAGATGATGCAAGGAACCAGTTTCTCAGAATCCTAAGAACTCTTCCATACGGCAATTCAGTTTTCTTCAGCGTTCGGAAAATTGATGACCCAATAGGACTTCTACCTGGAAGAATCATTTTGGGAATCAACAAACGAGGG GTTCACTTTTTTCGTCCGGTTCCCAAGGAATACCTACATTCTGCAGAGCTGAGAGACATAATGCAGTTTGGGAGCAGCAATACTGCTGTTTTCTTTAAGATGCGAGTTGCTGGTGTCCTTCATATCTTTCAGTTTGAAACCAAGCAG GGTGAAGAAATATGCGTAGCACTTCAAACACATATAAATGATGTGATGCTCCGCAGATATTCAAAAGCACGTTCTGGCTCTGCTACTAGCACGGTTTCTCAGAATGATGTTTCTCAAGCAGATAAGCCACCAAATGCTGAAATGTATGACAAACGTGTCCAAGAACTGTCAAAAGTAGTTGATGAGTCTCAGAAGAAAGCAGACCAG TTGCGGGATGAGTTACAGAGGAAGACACAACAAGAAAGAGAGATGCAAGAAGAATTGGAAGGGCTAAGAGACACCTTACAATCTGAACGACATATCATTAAAGAAGTAACAAGTGAGCGGGATAGGCTAAAATCCCTATGTGATGAAAAGGAATCTTCTTTGCAG GTTGCATTGGTGGAGAAAAATAGACTGGAGACCAAATTAACAAATGGTCAGGGCCAAGAGAACAATACCAAAACAGACTTATCTGGAAATCATTGTGAAAGAGATACTTTGACGACCGTAGGCAGCGTCAACAGTGGCATTGAG ATGTTGACTAAGCTCGAGGAGGAGTTGAAGTCTTGTCAAAAAGAGCTTGCTGCATCAAAAGAAGTATCAAAGAAGTTAATTATGGAAAGGAATATGCTCGAACAGAGGATTCAAAGGCTTGAGAGGGCAAAAAGTGAAGAG AAAAGTACAATGCAAAGAGTTTATGAGGATGAATGTCGTAAGTTAAAAGCTCATACAGCTACACTGGAGCAAAAATTGGAAAGTACAACACAGTCATTAAATGTTGCTGAATCAACTCTTGCCTTGAGAAATACTGAGGTGGATACATTGCAAAATACTCTCAAGGAGCTTGATGAGTTAAGAGAGTTTAAAGCG GATGTGGACAGAAAGAACCAACAGACCGCTGAGATTCTTAAGAGGCAAGGAGCACAGTTGGTTGAGCTTGAAAGTCTTTATAAGCAAGAACAGGTTTTGCGAAAACGTTACTATAACACAATTGAAG ATATGAAAGGAAAAATAAGAGTTTTTTGTCGCTTGCGTCCTCTAAACGACAAGGAACTTTCTTTAAAGGATAAGAATATTGTATGCAGTCCTGATGAATTTACAATTGCACATCCGTGGAAAGATGACAAGTCAAAGCAACACATATATGATCGTGTTTTCGATGCATATACGACTCAAGAAGATGTTTTCGAGGACACCAAG TATCTAGTACAATCAGCTGTTGATGGATATAATGTTTGTATATTTGCTTATGGTCAAACTGGTTCCGGGAAGACTTTTACAATATATGGTTCAGACAACAATCCTGGTCTTACTCCAAGGGCTACAGCAGAACTTTTTAGGGTGATAAAGCGTGATGGCAACAAGTATTCATTTTCCTTGAAG GCATATATGGTGGAACTTTATCAAGATAATCTTGTGGACCTGTTGTTGCCCAAAAATGCTATGCGACAAAAATTAGAAATAAAAAAGGACTCCAAG GGTGTTGTTACTGTTGAAAATGTCACAGTTGTAAACATTTCAAGTTTTGAAGAATTGAAAACTATAATAACAAGAGGTTCTGAGAGAAGGCACACTGCTGGAACAAATATGAATGATGAGAGCTCAAGATCTCATTTAATCCTTTCAATAATTATTGAAAGCACCAATCTCCAAACTCAATCTTATGCAAGAGGAAAG CTAAGTTTTGTGGATCTTGCTGGTTCTGAGAGGGTGAAAAAGTCCGGTTCAGCAGGAAAACAATTAAAAGAAGCACAGAGCATCAATAAATCCCTTTCTGCATTGGCTGATGTTATTGGTGCTTTATCTTCTGATGGACAACATATACCTTACCGGAACCATAAGTTGACAATGCTTATGAGTGATTCACTTGGAGGCAATGCAAAAACCCTGATGTTTGTGAATGTTTCACCAGCGGAATCAAACTTGGAGGAGACTCACAACTCACTCAT GTATGCTTCACGAGTACGTTGCATTGTCAACGACACGAGCAAGCACGTTTCCCCCAAAGAAATCATGCGGTTGAAGAAGTTGATTTCTTACTGGAAGGAGCAAGCAGGCAAGCGGAGCGAGGGCGATGAACTGGAGGAAATACAGGAAGAGAGGATATCAAAAGAGAAAGCTGACACCCGGTTGACCGCTTGA